The Elusimicrobiota bacterium nucleotide sequence TATTGTTAGTTTATGAAATTTCGAAAAATAGTATTTTCGGTTTCTCTTGCTGGATTATTCTTCCGATAGTTTAACTATTTCTAACGGGGTGAACCCAAAATAGCGAATCCTTTTTTATTGACAAAACACATCTTTTGTAATATAATTTCAAAGCAAAAAAAATGGGAGTTTTTGTGCGCAAAGTAATAATAATATTTTCGTTATTTATATTCAGTTCTCCTTTATTTGCCGGTCCAAAAATTTCGTTTATTTCCGGTGATGTTTCTTTATACCATACAGATGCCTGGGTTAAGGCAAGCACTTCAACTGTCTTAAGCCTTAAAGACAAGATAAAAACTGCTTCAAATTCCAGAGCAATTATAGTTTTGGACAATTTAACTCAGGTCTGGGTAAACGAAAATTCGGAGCTTTCCGTTGCATCTTTAGGACAGGAAAGCTTTTTTGATTTACTGGCAGGAAAAATCAGGGCAAAAGTTAAACTAAATGCGAACGAAAAATTCAGAGTTAAAACGCCGGTTTCTGTCGCTTCGGTGCGCGGGACAGATTTTATATTGACTTTTGAAGGAATCCTTGCGGTTTTGGAGGGAAAAGTTGAGTTTTCAGATGCATTTTTCAAACAGGTTGTAGAAGTTCTTAAAGATCAGTTCGGATCGCTTGATGATCAAGGCAAGATGAAAGATCCTAAGAATATGACTCCTGAAGAAAAGGCAAAACTAGAAGAGGAGTGGAAGCTATTTATTGAATACACTAAGGCAAAGACAGAGCAGGCGGAAGCATCTGATAAAGAGGCGGAAAATCTTAGAAAAGAAATATACAAAATCATATCTGAAGTAAAAAATGACATCAGGCTTACCCGGGAGTTAATGAATGAAATAAAAGAATCAGATTTTTCTGCCGGGAGAACCCTGCGGGATGTTCACGGAAATTTAGTGAGGGTTGAACAGCATCTGATCAGGCCGGATTCAAATACTCTTCAGGTGCTAAATCTTACCAAAAGAACAGAATATAGATATGTTGATCATGGGGGGATGGGAGTTACTTATAACGGACCTGTCGGATCAAGACTTGACGTTATGGATTGCACTATGAAAATGAATATGCCTCTGCCGGAACAGTTGTCCGAGTGGCCGGGATATATTGCTTCTAAAGGGGATGATATACATCCTTCCCGGGTCAGCGTGAAGTTTACAAATGTTGTTGATACAATAGAAATGAAAGGCCAATGGCAGAATAAAGGATATGTTACCCAGGAAGGAAAAACTCTGGAAGAAGACGGGCTTGTTTTTACGCATTATGTAAATAACTGGCAGGTAGACGATTCATATAAAGCAGAAGATCAGGACGCAGTAAGAAAAAATAATACTAAACAAGACGGCCATGATGCAGGATACTTGTGGGAATGGAATATTTCGCGCGATCAAAAAATTATTGATCCGAATAACTCTTCCAATTTTAAATATATAAATTTCTATGAAGAATCGTATTGCATTAATAACAGCGGAAATATTATGAGCCTGAATTCTTTTGCCAATTCATCCGAAAATCCTTTTACCCTTCTCAAGCAGATTGCCGGGGAACAGATTGTTTTCTGCAGGGAAAGGAACGGGAATGATTTTCTTAAGAAAGGCAATATAGATTTGGTGTATATACCTGATGTTATAGTTGCGGTAGCACTTCAGATAGCAACGTCGGCTGACAGTTTTAGATCCTCAGAATCGAATAATCCTTGAACATAATTTGGGGACACAATACTTAATTTATCTTTGTTTACTTTGATTAATTTGAATTAAGTATTGTGTCCCCAAATTATGGGGAGATAAAATGAACATTCCCAAAGAGCTTTATTATACCAAATCACACGAATGGGCAAAAAATGAAAACGGAAAAGTAAGGATTGGAATAACCGATCATGCCCAGCACGAAATAACGGACGTGGTGCATGTGGAACTTCCCCAAGTAGGAAAAAAAATTAAAAAAGGGGACCCTTGCGCCGTAGTTGAGTCAGTGAAATCGGCATTTGATATTTATGCCCCTGTTTCAGGAACTGTTTCGGCAATAAATGAAAAACTGAATACAAACCCCGAACTTGTAAATTCATCGCCGTATGATCAGGGCTACTTTTTTGTTGTTGAAACGGCAAACTCTGATGAGCTAAAAAGTCTTATGACTCCGGCTGATTATGAAAAACTGATTTCTTAAAATAAAAAGGGGTAAGTGATAAGTGGTAAGGATTAAGCTTAAAGCAAAAAAGAATAAAATCCGTTCTGCTTAACCCTTATCCCTTACCGCTTATAACTGAAAATATGGACTACATATCAATTAACGATCAGGAAAAAAAGGAGATGTTTTCTTCAATCGGTGTTTCCAAGGCCGAGGACCTTTTTTCCGTAATACCTGAAAAGGCAAAAGTAAAAGGGCTAAACCTGCCCAAAGGCCTTTCGGAGCAGGAATTAGTGAGCAAGTTTGAAATCCTTGCCGGAAAAAATATTTCGCTTAAACAAATGAAATCTTTCAGGGGCGCCGGCATATACGAGCATTTTATTCCTTCTTTAGTAGATGAAATAACAGGCCGCTCGGAATTTCTGACCGCTTATACCCCTTATCAAGCTGAAGCAAGCCAGGGTACGCTTCAGACTATTTTTGAATACCAAAGCCTTATAACGCAGCTTACCGGGCTTGATGTCGCAAACGCATCTATGTACGACGGCGCTTCTGCCTTAGCCGAGGCGGCTTTGGTTTCAATCCGTTCAACCGGAAAGAAAAAACTTCTTGTTTCATCCGCTTTACATCCCGAATATTTCCAGGTTTTAAAAACATACCTTCAGGGATTAGCGATAGATATAAAGACAATTCCTTTAGATGGCGGAAACACTTCTACAAAAGATTTGAAAAATCTTTTTGATCCCGATACAGCTTCAGTAATAATTCAATCGCCTAACTTTTTTGGCCAGATTGAAGATTTGGAAGAAATTAAGAAACTTTGCGAACCTGCAGGGTTTCTGCTCATTTCCGTTGTCAATCCCATTTCGCTGGGAATTTTAAAATCCCCCGGTGAAGCAGGATCTGATATTTGTGTCGGCGAAGGCCAGGTTCTGGGGAATCCTTCAGGCATGGGCGGATTTACTTTCGGCTTTATGTCCTGCAAACAATCTCTTGCCTGGAAAATGCCCGGCCGTATTGTCGGCCAGACAACAGATACAAAGGGAAGAAGAGGTTTTGTCTTGACTTTACAATCTAGGGAACAGCATATACGAAGAGAAAAAGCGACATCCAATATCTGCACCAATTCTGCTTTAAACGCTTTAGCCGGCTGCGTTTATCTTTCCGGCTGGGGGCCGGAAGGTTTTAAAAAGCTAAGTACTCTTAACCTGTCAAAAAGCCGTTACGCTTTTGAAGAAATTATCAAAATTAAAGGTTTTTCGGCAGCATTTTCTAATCATAATTTTTTTAACGAATTTGTAATTAAAACTACGAAAGATGTAAATAAACTGCAGTCAAAACTTTTAGACGAAAAAATTCTCGGGCCCCTTGAATTGGAAAAATTTTTCCCTGAATTTAAGAACTGTCTTTTATTCTGCGTAACCGAAGCAAGGACAAAGAAAGATATAGATAAATTGGTTGATATTCTGAAAGAATGCTAAAAGAATGCTAAAAGAAGCACAAGTATGGCATACTTCCAAGCGAAGTGGTGAGTCCTTCGATATAACTCAGGACAGTGAGCCTGTCGAACTGTGGAATCGAACTACGAAGTTCGGACAAAAAAAGATATAGACAAGCTGGTAACCGTTTTAAAGGAAATATAGTAATGGAAAAACTTCTTAAAGAAATCAGTGTTGACGGTTATAAGGCTTACTCCGTTCCTGAAGCCGATGTCCCGATAAAAGATCCGGGAAAAATACTTGAAGATAAATTATTGCGCAAAAAACAGCCGGGATTACCTGAAATCAGCGAAGCAGAACTTAACCGTCACTTTACCAGGCTTTCCAAAGAAAATTATGCCTTAAGCACAAATTTTTATCCTCTGGGTTCCTGTACAATGAAGTACAATCCTCCGGTAAACGAAAAAATAAGTAAGCTTTCCGGATTAGCCAATCTTCATCCCTATCAAAGCGAAGACACTCTTCAGGGCGCGCTTGAAATCCTTTTTGAACTAGAAAAAAATCTCTGTGAAATAACCGGAATGGACGCTTTCTCATTACAGCCGGCGGCGGGTGCTCAAGGCGAGTTCACCGGCCTTCTCATAGCAAGGGCATATTTTAATTCAAAAAAAGAAAAACGGACTAAAATAATTGTTCCGGATTCAGCCCACGGAACCAATCCCGCTTCGGCGGCTCTGGCAGGCTTTGAAATAGTTTCATTAAAATCTGAATCTAACGGCATTCTAAATCCTGCAAAAGTTAAAGAAGTCCTGACTAATGATGTTGCCGCTATAATGCTTACGGTGCCGAATACTCTTGGTGTGTTTGAAAAAGATATTTTAGCCGTTGAGGAAGCGGTTCATAAAAACGGTTCTTTGATGTATTACGACGGCGCAAACTTAAACGCGCTATTGGGTGTTTCAAGGCCGGGCAATATGGGATTTGATATTCTTCATGTAAATCTTCACAAGACTTTTTCCACTCCTCACGGCGGAGGGGGGCCGGGGGCGGGGCCGGTGGGAGTTAAGAAATTTTTGGCAGACTTTTTGCCTTATCCCTCAGTAAAGAAAAGCAGCGAAAAGTATTTTTTGAATTACAATATGCCGAAAAGTATCGGCAGAGTACGTTCATTTTACGGGAATTTCCCGGTTTTGGTCAAGGCATACGCATACATTCTTGCTTCAGGCGCGGAAGGATTAAAAAGAGTAAGCGAACAGGCAGTAATCAACGCTAATTACCTTTTGTCTATTCTTGGGAAAAAATTGAATTCTCCTGCCGGTAACAGATGTATGCACGAGTTTGTTCTTTCGGGCAAAGATTTAACTTTGAACGGCG carries:
- the gcvH gene encoding glycine cleavage system protein GcvH, yielding MNIPKELYYTKSHEWAKNENGKVRIGITDHAQHEITDVVHVELPQVGKKIKKGDPCAVVESVKSAFDIYAPVSGTVSAINEKLNTNPELVNSSPYDQGYFFVVETANSDELKSLMTPADYEKLIS
- the gcvPB gene encoding aminomethyl-transferring glycine dehydrogenase subunit GcvPB; translated protein: MEKLLKEISVDGYKAYSVPEADVPIKDPGKILEDKLLRKKQPGLPEISEAELNRHFTRLSKENYALSTNFYPLGSCTMKYNPPVNEKISKLSGLANLHPYQSEDTLQGALEILFELEKNLCEITGMDAFSLQPAAGAQGEFTGLLIARAYFNSKKEKRTKIIVPDSAHGTNPASAALAGFEIVSLKSESNGILNPAKVKEVLTNDVAAIMLTVPNTLGVFEKDILAVEEAVHKNGSLMYYDGANLNALLGVSRPGNMGFDILHVNLHKTFSTPHGGGGPGAGPVGVKKFLADFLPYPSVKKSSEKYFLNYNMPKSIGRVRSFYGNFPVLVKAYAYILASGAEGLKRVSEQAVINANYLLSILGKKLNSPAGNRCMHEFVLSGKDLTLNGVRTLDLAKRLLDYGYYAPTIYFPLIVEEAIMIEPTETETKAALDEFAQTFIKILEEAKTDPEKLKNSPQNTPVTRLNEVEAARKPILHW
- the gcvPA gene encoding aminomethyl-transferring glycine dehydrogenase subunit GcvPA, encoding MDYISINDQEKKEMFSSIGVSKAEDLFSVIPEKAKVKGLNLPKGLSEQELVSKFEILAGKNISLKQMKSFRGAGIYEHFIPSLVDEITGRSEFLTAYTPYQAEASQGTLQTIFEYQSLITQLTGLDVANASMYDGASALAEAALVSIRSTGKKKLLVSSALHPEYFQVLKTYLQGLAIDIKTIPLDGGNTSTKDLKNLFDPDTASVIIQSPNFFGQIEDLEEIKKLCEPAGFLLISVVNPISLGILKSPGEAGSDICVGEGQVLGNPSGMGGFTFGFMSCKQSLAWKMPGRIVGQTTDTKGRRGFVLTLQSREQHIRREKATSNICTNSALNALAGCVYLSGWGPEGFKKLSTLNLSKSRYAFEEIIKIKGFSAAFSNHNFFNEFVIKTTKDVNKLQSKLLDEKILGPLELEKFFPEFKNCLLFCVTEARTKKDIDKLVDILKEC
- a CDS encoding FecR family protein: MRKVIIIFSLFIFSSPLFAGPKISFISGDVSLYHTDAWVKASTSTVLSLKDKIKTASNSRAIIVLDNLTQVWVNENSELSVASLGQESFFDLLAGKIRAKVKLNANEKFRVKTPVSVASVRGTDFILTFEGILAVLEGKVEFSDAFFKQVVEVLKDQFGSLDDQGKMKDPKNMTPEEKAKLEEEWKLFIEYTKAKTEQAEASDKEAENLRKEIYKIISEVKNDIRLTRELMNEIKESDFSAGRTLRDVHGNLVRVEQHLIRPDSNTLQVLNLTKRTEYRYVDHGGMGVTYNGPVGSRLDVMDCTMKMNMPLPEQLSEWPGYIASKGDDIHPSRVSVKFTNVVDTIEMKGQWQNKGYVTQEGKTLEEDGLVFTHYVNNWQVDDSYKAEDQDAVRKNNTKQDGHDAGYLWEWNISRDQKIIDPNNSSNFKYINFYEESYCINNSGNIMSLNSFANSSENPFTLLKQIAGEQIVFCRERNGNDFLKKGNIDLVYIPDVIVAVALQIATSADSFRSSESNNP